The Mixophyes fleayi isolate aMixFle1 chromosome 1, aMixFle1.hap1, whole genome shotgun sequence genome includes a region encoding these proteins:
- the FAM174C gene encoding protein FAM174C isoform X1, translated as MEMWCYAYFLMVILSLAKSTKGEDNSTHITVTGTPQTSTSITTRHGQLSFWNNFEMMQRAFYVLIGISLLAVLYFVIRTCSLKKKPQRKKYGLLSDYDENMEMASLDSDEEKIFEARSIRR; from the exons ATGGAG ATGTGGTGCTATGCATACTTTCTGATGGTCATCCTGTCTCTGGCTAAGAGTACAAAAGGGGAGGACAATtctacacacattacagtcacagGAACGCCTCAGACGTCTACCTCTATTACTACACGTCATGGGCAGCTCTCCTTCTGGAACAACTTTGAAATGATGCAAAGAGCTTTCTATGTACTGATTGGCATCAGTTTGCTGGCCGTACTCTACTTCGTCATCAGGACTTGCAG TTTAAAGAAGAAGCCACAGAGGAAGAAATATGGGCTTCTCTCAGACTATGATGAAAATATGGAAATGGCATCTCTAGACAGTGATGAAGAGAAAATTTTTGAAGCCAGAAGTATAAGAAG GTGA
- the FAM174C gene encoding protein FAM174C isoform X2 gives MWCYAYFLMVILSLAKSTKGEDNSTHITVTGTPQTSTSITTRHGQLSFWNNFEMMQRAFYVLIGISLLAVLYFVIRTCSLKKKPQRKKYGLLSDYDENMEMASLDSDEEKIFEARSIRR, from the exons ATGTGGTGCTATGCATACTTTCTGATGGTCATCCTGTCTCTGGCTAAGAGTACAAAAGGGGAGGACAATtctacacacattacagtcacagGAACGCCTCAGACGTCTACCTCTATTACTACACGTCATGGGCAGCTCTCCTTCTGGAACAACTTTGAAATGATGCAAAGAGCTTTCTATGTACTGATTGGCATCAGTTTGCTGGCCGTACTCTACTTCGTCATCAGGACTTGCAG TTTAAAGAAGAAGCCACAGAGGAAGAAATATGGGCTTCTCTCAGACTATGATGAAAATATGGAAATGGCATCTCTAGACAGTGATGAAGAGAAAATTTTTGAAGCCAGAAGTATAAGAAG GTGA